ACAATTCTCGTCATCTGCTTGTTGTGAGTAGCAGGAAGAATAATGGGTAACGGCTGTTGATGAGTTTTTGGCAGAATTTTTTTTAAAGCTGCCAGAAATTCAAAATTTTCGTCTTTTGCGGTAACATGTTTTTCATCCCATATTTCAGTATACTTTATCATCTGAATCAGCAGTTCCGATGCAGGATAGATTCCAAGTCTGCTGTAGAAAGGATCTGAGAAGTCATCATGAGCATAGAAATAAAGAGAACGCAGAACAGTGGCGGAGTGCCCGATCTCTAAAATATGTTCCATTCCCTGCGGAATCCAGAAAAAATGCCGGGCCGGAACCACATACGTTCTGTTGTTGATCGTAATATAGGCAATACCACCTTCTACATAACTCAGCTGTCCTTTTGTATGCTTGTGGAAAGGAATCAGTTTTTCCGATTTTTCGTGCATAACAAATACACTTTTGTCGTCTTTATCAATATCCGGAAGTGCAGCAATTAATCCCATAAAAAATATAAAATACCAATGAAAATGCAAATATAATAATTTGGCCGGAATCATGTAAAAGTTGACTATTTTAGATAAATATAATTTCCGGATTGAAGATAAATTTGCAGTGCAATAATTCAAAAATTCAAATGAAAATTTATGTCGCCGGATTGCTGATGCTGGGAGTTTCCTACACAATATCAGCTCAGACAGGCAGTCCAACAAAGGATACTCTACGGCTCTCCTTACAAGATGCATGGCAAAAAGCTGAAGAAAACAGCCGTCACATCAGAATTAATACTATCAACCTTGACATTGCTGAAGCGGAAGTAAAAGATGCGAAAAGAGAACGGCTTCCGGAAATAGAAGTTAAAGGTTCTGCCGAAAAAGCGTCCAACATTCCTATCTATGAAAACGGAATCTTTTCCAAACCGACCCAGCATGAAGTCATTCACACGCTTTACCGGGCCAGAGCAGATTTTTATCTGAACATTTATAACGGAAACAAGCTGAATCTTAAGATTAAGGAAAACCAGACCCTTCAGAAAATTAAGGATATCCAGAAAGAGCAGTCTGTTTCTGATATTCATTACAGAACGGCAGCTCTTTATCTTGAACTTCAGAAAACTTTAATTTTCAGAAACCTTATCCAGCAAGATATTGCCGATCAGAAAGCACAGCTTAAAGAAATTCAGGCCCTTTATAAAAACGGGGTCGTTTTAAAAAGTGATGTTTTAAGGATTGAGCTTGAGCTTTCAAAGCGAAAGATGGCTTTGGTGACCATAGAAAATGATATTCTCCTTGCTACACAAAAACTGAACATTATCCTGGGTATTCCTGATGAGCAGATTGTCATTCCTGAAGCACCATTTAATCAATGGAATGAAAATATTACTTACAGCGACTATTTGAAACTGGCAATGGATCACTCTTTCAGTTATCATGTCTCTGAACAACAGACAGAACTGAGTAAGATAAAGCTGAAGCAGGTAAAAGCTAATGTAAGACCTAAAATCGGGATGTATGGTGAATTTTACTATGCCAATCCGCAGATTTTTCTTTATCCCTACAATCCTTATTGGTATTCATTAGGAATAGTGGGAATTAAGGCTTCATTTTCCATTTCTTCCCTTTATCATAATACCCATAAAGTAAAAGCCGCACAGCTGGAATTTGAAAAAGAAGAGGAGGTACACAAGGATACTGAGGATAAAGTAAGACAGCAGGTGAAAGAAGCCTATCTGAGATATCAGGAAGCTCTTGAGCAGATAAAGGTAGCAGAAGCCAATGTTACCCAGGCCAAAGAGAATGCGCGCATTATTAAGAATACCTACTTCAGTCAGACTTCTCTTATTACAGAGCTGCTGGATGCAGATATACAGCTTCTTCAGACAAAATTTGAACTGGAAGCAGCAAAAATTATGGCACAGAACAATTATTATTTACTACAAAACATTACAGGCGTTTTATAATACAATGAAAAAAAAATATACTCCCACCGATAGATTAATTACAAAGATCACAGGATGGATCTCAGTTGCAATCGTTGCCGCACTTGCCGTATGGGGCGGTTTTACTCTAAAGAATTATTATACATATGAACAGACCAATGATGCACAGGTTCAGGAATATGTAAACCCTATTATTTCAAGAGCCGGAGGATTCATCGTAGCCGTGAAATTTGAAGAAAACCAGGAAGTTAAAAAAGGGGATACGCTTCTGATTATAGATAACCGTGAATATATCCTTCAGCAAAAACAGACTCAGGCAGCTCTTCAGAAAGCCCGCGCCCAGCTGAAAGTACTGGAAAGCAATACAGGTACCACAGAAAAGGAAGCCGCTGCAGCAATGGCTCAGATAGATGCCAATAAAGCAAAAGTATGGAAGCAGCAGCTTGATTATAACAGATATAAAAAACTCTATGATGAAGAATCTGCCACAAAACAGCGGCTTGAAGATGTAAAAGCAACTTTGGATGTAAATGAAAGTGATTACAAATCTTCTCAGGATAATTATGCTGCTTCGAAATCAAAAATAAATGATATTCAAGCGGAAAAAACAGTTGTACTGGCAGAAATTACAAGACTGGAAGCACTGCTGGACCGCCATAAACTGGATGTAAGCTATACCGCAGTCACTGCTGCTTATGACGGAAGAATGGGAAGAAGAACCGTTGAAGTAGGGCAGATGATTGATGCCGGAGAAACGCTGGCATTTATTGTTAATAATGAAACGGACAAATGGGTGGTTGCAAATTATAAGGAAACACAGATCAAGGATATGCATATCGGGGATCATGTGAAAATTGTAGCAGATTCTTATCCTGACAGAGAATTTAAAGGAACCATCATTTCGCTATCCCCGGCTACAGGATCAAGTTTTTCATTGCTGCCACCGGATAACTCTACCGGGAACTATGTGAAGATTGTACAGCGTATTCCTGTAAGAATAAAAGTAGATGGAGTAAGGAAAGATATTGATGTCCTGAAAGTGGGAATGAATGTGAATGTATATGCCGATAAAAGACATTCTAATGGCTAAAAGACAAATGCCGTTTTTCAAAAGATGGGCACCCGAATGGCTGATCAAGATCATTCTCTTTTCAATGACTCTTCCGGGAATCATTATATTTTTTCTTCCTTTGGCTAATGTGAATGCAGCAGCGGGATATTATGGGAGTGAACCAGCGGATATTCAGTTTTCTGTAGCACTGTTTTATGCAGGATATGTAGGATTTTACAGTCTGGAAAGAAGGTTTTTCAGCTTTCTTGCTGCAAAGGAATACTTTCTTCTGTTTACCACACTGCAGATTTTGGCCTGCCTGGTATGTTATTTAACCTGTGAAATTTATATCCTGTTTCCGGTGCGTTTCATACAGGGAATGTTATTTGCAGGAAACGTGAATCTGTCACTGACTCTTATTTTTACGAGACTGAGCAGTGAAAGAGGAAGGGAGATTAGTTTTTCAGTATTCTTTGGAATCCTGATCTGTGCTCTGCCATTTAATAATCTGATTACTGCAGATCTTATTGATTCATATAATTTTAATATTGTCTATAAAACTGCTATATTCTCTTACCTGCCCGGGCTTATTTTCCTCACCCTTGCCATGAGCAATTACAGAACTCATGCGAGATTTCATCTGTATAAACTAGATTGGCAGAGCTTTGGGCTTTTCAGTACTATACTGGTACTGATAGGATATATTACCATTTTTGGACAGGAATATTACTGGCTGGAAGATAACCGGATTCTGGGAAGTGTCATAGGGATTGTTGTTTTGGGAGGAATATCCATTTTCCGCCAGCAGGCCATTAAAAGACCTTATATTGACTTACGGATTTTTAAATACAGAAATTTTAAAATAGGGCTGCTGATCCTTTTTGTAATGTATATCTGTCGGTTTGCATCAGGAATTGTCAACAATTATTTTGCTTCAGAACTGCATTTGGATCCTTTTCATATTTCCTATATAAATATTTTTAACCTTGCAGGGTTGGTTGTTGGGGTGATTATTGCCTGTTGTATGGTATTACAAAAGAAAAATATACGGTACATCTGGGGTTCCGGATTCTTAATGCTGTTGATCTTTCATGGATTAATGTATTACTCTTTTGATGTTCAGGCTGATGAGTTTAATTATTATATTCCGTTATTTCTTCAGGGATTGGGAGTAGGATTGATTATGGTTCCGACGATTATTTTTATTATTTCCTCAGTTCCTGCTATTATTGGTCCTTCAGCTGCAGCAGCTGCTCTGGCAGTCCGATACCTGGGATTCTGCATCAGTATAGCGCTGATCAATTTTTTTGAATTGTTTGAAAAAAGCCGCCATTATAATGCTTTTCAAGATCATTTAAGTGTTGTGGATCCGGCAGTCAAAAATTTTCTTCATTATCAGACCGCTAAACTTATTTCCAGAGGAATGCCTGAGGACAAGGCGGTAAAAGCTGCCAATAAGCTGCTGGTAGGAAGAATGAATGTTCAGGATCATGTCCGTTTTGCTATGGATTATTATGAAATAATGGTGTGGCTTCTTGCGGTTTCGCTGTTATTAATTTTTCTTTTTCCCTATTTGAACCGTACGGCTCTTTATTTGAAATCCCGAAGACTGTCGCCAGCTTAGGTGAAGTTTTTAATATTTTGAAAGTATAGCTTGTTAAGCTAATTTTATAGTAGAGTGCTGAGACTGTCTTCACAAGGCAGTCTCTTTTGTTATGGCAGAAAAAAATAAAAACATTTTGGCCGGAACTGCATGTTTTTTGTCATTGCAGACAAGGAACTTTCTCTCTACATTTGTACTCATACAGAACGAGATATGAAGAAAGAAGTGCAAAATACCGGGAAGAAAAACATAGTGCTTTTGGCATTACCACAGGTACAGCTGCTTGATATTGCCGGACCGTGGGATGTTTTTACATCAGCAAACCGTTTTTTGAACAGCGAAAAACAGAATTCCGGTTATCATGTTCATTTGGTATCCGGCACATCAGAAAAGATAATATATTCTGGTTCTGGAATGCCGTTATCATGCAGTTATACCATTTATGATATTGACTTTCCTATAGATACTTTACTCGTTGCTGGTACTAGTTTGAGTATGCTGGATGAGATTAGTCCCGATGTTTATCATTATCTTCAAAATATAACACCAGAAGTAAGACGGATGGGATCAGTATGTGTGGGAGCATTTGTACTTGCCAAAGCAGGTCTGCTGGATGGCCGACAAGTGACTACCCATTGGAAATTTGCAGATACATTGCAGAAATCCTACCCAAAGCTGGAGGTGAATGTCAATCCTTTTTTTATTCGTGATAAACCTATCTATACTTCAGGAGGTGTTTCGTCAGGAATGGATCTTGCATTGGCTCTTTTGGAAGAAGACTTTGGAAAACCTTTGGCCACAGAAGTTGCCCGGCATCTTGTTTTGCCTTTAAAAAGATCCGGAATACAATCGCAGTTTGGAGATGCACTGCCGGAATATGAAGTAATGTCTCCTTTTACAAAAGAAGTTCGGGATCTGTTGAAAGATAAGCTGGCAGAAACTATAACAATAGAATACATTGCAGAATTCCTGAACATGAGTGTTCGTAATTTTTCAAGAGTATTTGTAAAAGAATCAGGAATGACTCCCGGCAGATTTCTTGAAAAAATGAGACTGGATCAGGCTAAAAATATGCTGGAATATACTGAGATGAGTGTTGATATGATTGCCAATAAATCTGGATTTAGCAGCTCAGTTTCGCTTCGCAGAGTATTCCTTAAAAATATTTCCCTTTCTCCGGCACAATACCGGAAAGCATTCAAGACTACAGATTAATTTTTTTTTCTTACTGATTTAAAATGAAACTGATCATCATCAATGGTTGGCAGGAAAAACCTATGCCTTTATCTCAAATAACAATCTTAAAAATAATAGAATTATGAAAGACGTACAAAACAGTGAAACAATGAATGTAGCATTTTTAGTTTATGATCAGGTGGAAGTACTTGATTTAAGCGGCCCTTTGGATGTTTTTGTTAAAGCCAATGTCATACAACCCAATAGTTATTATTGCTTTACAGTCGGAAAAACAAAAGAAGCCATAAATACAGAAGCGAATACAATGATTGTTATTCCTACATATGACTTACAGACGTGTCCAAAGCCAGATATGATTGTCATTCCCGGAGCAAATCCTGATCAGATTATGAAATGTATTCAGGATAAAGATTTCCGCGAAACTGTACTGGAATGGATTAAAAATCATTATGATACCGGAACTGTTGTATTTACAGTATGCACGGGAAGTATGCTGCTATCCGGGACAGGTATGCTTGCAGGCCATGATATCACAACTCATAGTATGCTTCTAGATGTTTTAGAACAGCACAATCCGGAAGCCAATGTAATCCGGAATGTACGTTATATTGACCAGGAACAGCTGATAACTACTGCAGGAATTACAGCCGGAATTGATGCTGCTCTTTATATGATTGGAAAACGTCTTGGTCAGGAAACCGTGGATACCATTATTAAACTTTTTGAATACCAGAATGGTAAAGCTGATATTTCAATTTAATTAATTTGATTTTAAAATTTTCGCCGGCTTTTACAGCCGGCGAAAATAATTTTTAGAAAGTAATTAATCATGGAAACTGAATAGTTTAATACAAAGAGGAATAAGGCCGATTGAAACGGCAATATAAATAGCTACCCGAATATAATTAAGGGTTTTCCAAAGCAAGATTCTAGATATTATTTCTTCTGAAATAGAAGAAGATACCAGGTTTTGAAATTGTATAATGTTTGGCGCGAAAAATGTTAATGTCCAGACTCTTACAGCTGCATGAATGATGAATAAAGCTAAAAGCCAGTTCCTTACCGGATCAACTTTCCAGCAAAAAATAATGGCAAGAATGAAGGCGATTTCGTGAAGGGAATGAAGGATGATCCAAAAAATCTTCAGACTTGTTCCTTTTCCATCCTGAAGTATCTTAAAGGTTTCGGGTGGGGAAGAAGCCCATTTAGGCACAAATATAAGAGTTTCGAAAATCTGTGCACCATTCATAAGGAAGTAAAGCAATGTTGTAATACAAAGCCATATTTCTGCCCGGGCAATTGAAGTGACGGTTAAATTTTCCATGAGTTTATTATGGTTTTATGGGTTGTTTAAGTGATCTGCTGTTTCTTTCATGAGGATGGTTGCTTCCCTGAAATACCGCTCAATAGATTCTATTTCCTTTTGAGAAAAAGTAGCAATGAGGCTAAGCGTTTTTTGCTGTAGCTCATCGAAAATAGGTCCCAATAATTTCATACTGTTCTCAACATTTGGAATAATGATTACTTTTCTTCGATCCTCCCGGATAAATTGTCTCTTAAGAAGGTTCTTTTTTTCCAGACGGTCTATCAACCCTGTCACAGCGCCGGTAGTAAGACCTGTTAATTTTGATATTTCACCGGCTGTAATAGATTCATACTGCAAAATAAGTCCCAGATACTTGTGATCAGCACTGGAAAGTCCTGCCTTTCTGGCAATAGCTTCGTGCATAAAAATAGAAGCATCGGAGTACGCTCTGCTGGATTCGCGAAAATGCGTTATAGTATTTTTAGTCATTAATTTAATTATTTTATAATTATCTTAGTTGCTAAGATAATATTTGTTTTTGATCTAGTCAAATATTTTTATGGCCAAAAAAACTGTTTCATTGGCAAATCCCATTATTCCTAAGATTTTTATTGGAAAAAAATAATTAACGTAATTAATTTATAAACAGTTGTTTGACTTTTTAGCTGTAAATTTTATTGCAAAAAAGCATGGAAAAATTTGGAATTAAAGACTGTTTTTCTATCTTTGCAGTCCCTTAAACAAAGGGATTTACTTAAAAAAGTAAGTGGCCGACTCGGTAGCTCAGCTGGTAGAGCAATACACTTTTAATGTATGGGTCCTGGGTTCGAATCCCAGCCGGGTCACTTGTTGGGACAAATCTAAAAAAGATAGATTTGTCCCATTTTTTTGCTCTTTAATTCGTTAGTATTCTGATAGATAAGATGGATAGCTGAGTTTAATCTTGGAGTTCGATGTTGATTGCCATCAAATTCTAAATATTCGGGGAACATCGAACTTATTATTTGTCTCTTTTCTTCTGTATTGCCCTTCTGATAGCGTATGTCAAGATTTGCAATCTTTTTTAGCCCAGACTTAAATAGGTCTTTGATTTCGGTGTTTACAGAAGATAAATTATTCAGTCTTACTTCTAATTGTTCAATTTTTTCAGTGGTATATTTTTTTAGAAAAATATACTCATCAGCTTCAATATCACCATCAATCTTTTGGATAAGAGCTTTCCTCTTGCGATTGTTTAATTCTGCAATTTGATTTAATATATTTGTTCTTTCTGCGTTTTGAGTTTTCGTTTAGGAATGTGTGGAAGGCGGAGAAAGGGAAGAGCAGGAAGAGAGGGAGGGGATGTGAAAGCCTTTGTGAGAAGGCTTTTGCTTTCGGGGACAAAAGTATGTATTTAAAATAGTGGTTTAAATCAACTATTAAAGTTTCACCTTTTTTATTCACGGCCTTCAGGGAGTTGTCAATTTTAAATAAGGGTGGTATTTTGAGATTTTACATATCTCTGCGCAATACTTGCTGAATGTTTGGAGTATTTTATAAATACAAATATTTAAAATTTCAAAAAACAATAAAAATCACTTCCGAGAATGGTTTGCCCGTTATTCAAAAAAAACGGCTAAACTTAGCCGTTTTTTAATCAGTTACTTTCAAATGTTGTATTTGTCCGTCAACAATTTCGAAATGAAATTTTAATATAATTGGACTCCCAGGAAATGTACCTGAACACTCTGCAGATAAGACACTTGAACTGCCATTTTCTTCATAACTGACAGGCGTCATAACCGATTTGTAACGCTCGTTGGAATCTGCTATCCAATGCTCTATTTCTTTTCTTCCATTGTGTGTTTTTCCTTCATCAAAAACAACAGCTGTATCAGAAAAACAATTTGCGTAGGCAACGCTATTAAAATCGTTCTGAGCTTTTACTAATTCTGTGATTACTTTTGGTAAATTCATATTTTATTTTTTTTAAGATTATTAAATTGTTGGTACTGTGCCACCATCGATTACGAATTCAGTTCCTGATAAATAGCCGGCTCTTGGTGATACAAGAAAACTAACTAATTCAGCTACTTCTTTTGGTTCGGCAGGTCTACCGAAAGGTATTCCACCTAATGCATCTATTACACTTTGTTGCGCTTCTTCTACAGTACTGTTTGCGTTTCTTGCAATTTCGCCCAGCCAGGCTTCAGATGCTGTCGTATTGATCCAGCCTGGCGAAACAGTCAGAACCCGAACACCTTTAGGGGTAACTTCGTTTGATAAACTTTTACTATAGTTTCTCAAAGCTGCTTTTGCAGCTGCATAAGGCAAAGTTGAATCGTACAAAGGGAGTTTACCCTGGATGGAAGCAATGTGAATGATAACACCACTTTTCCTATCGATCATTTGTGGTAAAAAACCTCTGTCCAGTCGAACAGGAGCAAGCAAATTAGCTTGTAGAGTTGATTCCCAATCTTTATCTGTTAATGTAGTAAAGCCGCCGGCGGGTGTTGATGATCCACCAAGGTTATTTACAAGAATATCCAGCCTTCCATAAGTAGACAATACTTCGCTGATTACTTTTTGTGTTCCTTCTGCCTTGCTCAGGTCGGAGGCAATAAAATGCAGATTGCTGTTTTCTTTTTCAGGTGCATTTCTAGCAGAAATGATAACTGTTGCGCCAGCTTGTAGCAACCTTTCTGCAATTGCTTTTCCTGCTCCTTTTGTACCTCCTGTTACCAATGCAATCTTGCCTGATAACTCATTGTTGAAATTAAATTGTTCCATTTTTTAGAATTATTTATAGGACAAAATTGGGGTATAAAAACAGTTTGCACAAGTACGGAATTACGATTCATATAGGGATAAATTATTCCCCTATTGCACTAATCGGAACATACGTTTAATTTTGCAATATGTATGAGAGAAAAATAATACCGAACTTAAATTGCGGTCTTGATCTGATCGGTGAAGTACTGTATGGTAAATGGAAAATACGTTTGCTTTGGTTTATTGATCAGGGGCATAAAAGACCAAGTGAATTACAGCGTAAGATACCGGATGCAACACGACGGGTTTTAAACATTCAGTTAAAGGAATTGGAAGATCACGAATTGGTTACAAAGAAAATTTATCCGGTCGTGCCTCCAAAAGTAGAGTACAGCTTAACTGAGTTTGGTAAAAGTTTGATTCCTGTAATAAGTATTTTAGGTCAATGGGCAGATCAACATGAGGATCGGCTAAGAACGTTGATTTTAAAAAGAATTCAAGGTTCTGCTGATCTAGAAAATTTCAGCTAAATTAATCTCACAAAACGATCAGCCATGTAAGACAATAACACCCAAAAAAAGGGAATATTATTGCGATCACTGCGGTGGTCCCGGAAAATAGAATAACTTATATTATTAGTTAAGCTGTAGGTACTTCAGGGTAGGCTCATTTTTTTTAAATCTTTTTTAACCAAAGATGCCTAAATATGTAAGTAACATGTAGACAAAATTGTTTTAATTCTTGCATGGTAGTGAGCTTCTTCTGTCTGCTGGTTAAACAATCCAGCTGCATATATTAGAAAAAGTGTTAATTTTTTTTAATCGAATGATTATTCGATTATATTTGCAGAGTGAGATTAAAAGATGACAAAAAGGAATTGATCATTCGGCAGGAAGCCATAAAGATGATCGTCGAAAGTGGCTTTGATGGATTTAGTATGCAGAAACTGGCAAAAAAGGCTGCTATTTCTCCATCTACCATTTATGTTTACTTTAAAAGCCGTGAAGATCTGGTAAATCAGCTC
The window above is part of the Chryseobacterium sp. MA9 genome. Proteins encoded here:
- a CDS encoding AraC family transcriptional regulator; the protein is MGLIAALPDIDKDDKSVFVMHEKSEKLIPFHKHTKGQLSYVEGGIAYITINNRTYVVPARHFFWIPQGMEHILEIGHSATVLRSLYFYAHDDFSDPFYSRLGIYPASELLIQMIKYTEIWDEKHVTAKDENFEFLAALKKILPKTHQQPLPIILPATHNKQMTRIVSYLEWNIGEKLTLANVSSRFGLSERSMSRLFKADMDISFLQYLKTLRIIKAIELLLNTDKPINEIADDVGYSSISAFSDTFREFTQSRPSDLRKSNKTSQSITG
- a CDS encoding DJ-1/PfpI family protein, whose product is MKDVQNSETMNVAFLVYDQVEVLDLSGPLDVFVKANVIQPNSYYCFTVGKTKEAINTEANTMIVIPTYDLQTCPKPDMIVIPGANPDQIMKCIQDKDFRETVLEWIKNHYDTGTVVFTVCTGSMLLSGTGMLAGHDITTHSMLLDVLEQHNPEANVIRNVRYIDQEQLITTAGITAGIDAALYMIGKRLGQETVDTIIKLFEYQNGKADISI
- a CDS encoding MarR family winged helix-turn-helix transcriptional regulator; protein product: MTKNTITHFRESSRAYSDASIFMHEAIARKAGLSSADHKYLGLILQYESITAGEISKLTGLTTGAVTGLIDRLEKKNLLKRQFIREDRRKVIIIPNVENSMKLLGPIFDELQQKTLSLIATFSQKEIESIERYFREATILMKETADHLNNP
- a CDS encoding nuclear transport factor 2 family protein — translated: MNLPKVITELVKAQNDFNSVAYANCFSDTAVVFDEGKTHNGRKEIEHWIADSNERYKSVMTPVSYEENGSSSVLSAECSGTFPGSPIILKFHFEIVDGQIQHLKVTD
- a CDS encoding GlxA family transcriptional regulator — translated: MKKEVQNTGKKNIVLLALPQVQLLDIAGPWDVFTSANRFLNSEKQNSGYHVHLVSGTSEKIIYSGSGMPLSCSYTIYDIDFPIDTLLVAGTSLSMLDEISPDVYHYLQNITPEVRRMGSVCVGAFVLAKAGLLDGRQVTTHWKFADTLQKSYPKLEVNVNPFFIRDKPIYTSGGVSSGMDLALALLEEDFGKPLATEVARHLVLPLKRSGIQSQFGDALPEYEVMSPFTKEVRDLLKDKLAETITIEYIAEFLNMSVRNFSRVFVKESGMTPGRFLEKMRLDQAKNMLEYTEMSVDMIANKSGFSSSVSLRRVFLKNISLSPAQYRKAFKTTD
- a CDS encoding TolC family protein, whose amino-acid sequence is MKIYVAGLLMLGVSYTISAQTGSPTKDTLRLSLQDAWQKAEENSRHIRINTINLDIAEAEVKDAKRERLPEIEVKGSAEKASNIPIYENGIFSKPTQHEVIHTLYRARADFYLNIYNGNKLNLKIKENQTLQKIKDIQKEQSVSDIHYRTAALYLELQKTLIFRNLIQQDIADQKAQLKEIQALYKNGVVLKSDVLRIELELSKRKMALVTIENDILLATQKLNIILGIPDEQIVIPEAPFNQWNENITYSDYLKLAMDHSFSYHVSEQQTELSKIKLKQVKANVRPKIGMYGEFYYANPQIFLYPYNPYWYSLGIVGIKASFSISSLYHNTHKVKAAQLEFEKEEEVHKDTEDKVRQQVKEAYLRYQEALEQIKVAEANVTQAKENARIIKNTYFSQTSLITELLDADIQLLQTKFELEAAKIMAQNNYYLLQNITGVL
- a CDS encoding HlyD family secretion protein, which gives rise to MKKKYTPTDRLITKITGWISVAIVAALAVWGGFTLKNYYTYEQTNDAQVQEYVNPIISRAGGFIVAVKFEENQEVKKGDTLLIIDNREYILQQKQTQAALQKARAQLKVLESNTGTTEKEAAAAMAQIDANKAKVWKQQLDYNRYKKLYDEESATKQRLEDVKATLDVNESDYKSSQDNYAASKSKINDIQAEKTVVLAEITRLEALLDRHKLDVSYTAVTAAYDGRMGRRTVEVGQMIDAGETLAFIVNNETDKWVVANYKETQIKDMHIGDHVKIVADSYPDREFKGTIISLSPATGSSFSLLPPDNSTGNYVKIVQRIPVRIKVDGVRKDIDVLKVGMNVNVYADKRHSNG
- a CDS encoding beta-carotene 15,15'-monooxygenase; the encoded protein is MAKRQMPFFKRWAPEWLIKIILFSMTLPGIIIFFLPLANVNAAAGYYGSEPADIQFSVALFYAGYVGFYSLERRFFSFLAAKEYFLLFTTLQILACLVCYLTCEIYILFPVRFIQGMLFAGNVNLSLTLIFTRLSSERGREISFSVFFGILICALPFNNLITADLIDSYNFNIVYKTAIFSYLPGLIFLTLAMSNYRTHARFHLYKLDWQSFGLFSTILVLIGYITIFGQEYYWLEDNRILGSVIGIVVLGGISIFRQQAIKRPYIDLRIFKYRNFKIGLLILFVMYICRFASGIVNNYFASELHLDPFHISYINIFNLAGLVVGVIIACCMVLQKKNIRYIWGSGFLMLLIFHGLMYYSFDVQADEFNYYIPLFLQGLGVGLIMVPTIIFIISSVPAIIGPSAAAAALAVRYLGFCISIALINFFELFEKSRHYNAFQDHLSVVDPAVKNFLHYQTAKLISRGMPEDKAVKAANKLLVGRMNVQDHVRFAMDYYEIMVWLLAVSLLLIFLFPYLNRTALYLKSRRLSPA
- a CDS encoding SDR family oxidoreductase — its product is MEQFNFNNELSGKIALVTGGTKGAGKAIAERLLQAGATVIISARNAPEKENSNLHFIASDLSKAEGTQKVISEVLSTYGRLDILVNNLGGSSTPAGGFTTLTDKDWESTLQANLLAPVRLDRGFLPQMIDRKSGVIIHIASIQGKLPLYDSTLPYAAAKAALRNYSKSLSNEVTPKGVRVLTVSPGWINTTASEAWLGEIARNANSTVEEAQQSVIDALGGIPFGRPAEPKEVAELVSFLVSPRAGYLSGTEFVIDGGTVPTI
- a CDS encoding helix-turn-helix domain-containing protein is translated as MYERKIIPNLNCGLDLIGEVLYGKWKIRLLWFIDQGHKRPSELQRKIPDATRRVLNIQLKELEDHELVTKKIYPVVPPKVEYSLTEFGKSLIPVISILGQWADQHEDRLRTLILKRIQGSADLENFS
- a CDS encoding transposase codes for the protein MENLTVTSIARAEIWLCITTLLYFLMNGAQIFETLIFVPKWASSPPETFKILQDGKGTSLKIFWIILHSLHEIAFILAIIFCWKVDPVRNWLLALFIIHAAVRVWTLTFFAPNIIQFQNLVSSSISEEIISRILLWKTLNYIRVAIYIAVSIGLIPLCIKLFSFHD